A genome region from Jeongeupia sp. HS-3 includes the following:
- a CDS encoding LysE family translocator translates to MLLSPEQFLGFLAAAMLITASPGPDNLMVLGTGISRGRRQGMVFGLGCALGCLSHTLLAALGISALIAASAPAFMALKICGGLYLVWLGIQALRSRGNARVDGRQAPAESLRRLFCKGLLANVINPKVVLFFLAFLPQFVVVARGGVGWQTAQLGLLFTVQAALLFGLLGYFSGAVGQWLNRWPCAGLWLDRIAGTIFIALGLRLIVSR, encoded by the coding sequence GTGCTGCTTTCCCCTGAACAGTTCCTTGGTTTTCTCGCTGCCGCGATGCTGATTACCGCATCGCCAGGACCGGACAATCTGATGGTGCTGGGCACCGGTATTTCGCGCGGGCGCAGGCAGGGCATGGTGTTCGGCTTGGGATGTGCGCTCGGTTGTCTCAGCCATACGCTGCTGGCCGCGCTCGGAATCAGCGCGCTGATTGCCGCTTCGGCGCCGGCCTTCATGGCACTGAAAATCTGTGGCGGGCTTTATCTGGTCTGGCTGGGGATTCAGGCGCTGCGCAGCCGTGGCAACGCGCGCGTTGATGGCCGGCAGGCGCCGGCGGAGTCCTTGCGGCGCTTGTTCTGCAAAGGCTTGCTCGCCAATGTGATCAACCCCAAGGTGGTGCTGTTTTTTCTCGCCTTCCTGCCGCAGTTTGTTGTGGTCGCACGTGGCGGCGTCGGATGGCAGACCGCGCAGCTGGGGTTGCTGTTTACCGTACAGGCGGCGTTGCTGTTCGGGCTGCTTGGCTATTTCTCCGGTGCCGTCGGCCAGTGGCTGAACCGCTGGCCTTGCGCCGGCTTGTGGCTCGATCGGATCGCCGGGACGATCTTTATCGCGCTCGGGCTGCGGCTGATCGTGAGCCGCTGA
- a CDS encoding PaaI family thioesterase encodes MEAHDNVDNPFIALLGIELIAWSLDYAEFCMTVRPDHLNRQAMVHGGVLATLLDVASGYAGLHVPPDAPPRHAVTLSLAINYVAAAREGRLTVTARRTGGGRTIYYTQAEVIDEAGTLIATAQGAFKYRA; translated from the coding sequence ATGGAAGCCCACGACAACGTCGATAATCCGTTCATTGCGCTGCTCGGCATCGAACTGATTGCTTGGTCGCTGGATTATGCCGAGTTTTGCATGACCGTACGGCCGGATCACCTGAACCGGCAGGCGATGGTGCATGGCGGCGTACTTGCGACCTTGCTCGACGTGGCGTCGGGCTACGCCGGACTTCACGTGCCGCCGGATGCGCCGCCACGGCACGCGGTGACGCTATCGCTGGCGATCAACTACGTCGCCGCCGCGCGCGAAGGGCGTCTGACCGTCACGGCCAGGCGCACCGGTGGCGGCCGGACGATCTATTACACGCAGGCCGAGGTGATCGATGAAGCCGGTACGCTGATCGCCACGGCGCAAGGCGCGTTCAAATACCGCGCCTGA
- a CDS encoding DUF3303 domain-containing protein has protein sequence MLFAVNYPFRANVTEESHKRVLALFANWQPPAAYVFKAHYTNADGSGGLALIETDSAIAALEVHNAWAPFFEFRVVPIVETDKAVQIGLNNIKWRESI, from the coding sequence ATGCTATTTGCAGTCAACTACCCGTTCCGCGCGAATGTCACGGAGGAGTCTCACAAACGTGTGCTCGCTCTTTTTGCAAATTGGCAACCACCAGCGGCTTATGTTTTCAAAGCCCATTACACCAACGCGGATGGAAGTGGCGGCTTGGCTTTGATCGAAACGGACTCCGCCATCGCGGCGCTGGAAGTTCATAACGCCTGGGCGCCATTTTTTGAATTCAGAGTGGTACCTATCGTTGAAACTGACAAGGCAGTTCAAATCGGCCTCAACAATATCAAGTGGCGAGAATCCATATAA